Proteins from a genomic interval of uncultured Methanobrevibacter sp.:
- a CDS encoding acetyl-CoA carboxylase biotin carboxylase subunit, whose amino-acid sequence MFEKILIANRGEIAIRVMRACRELDIKSVAIYSDADKTSLYTNYADESYELGNPSPSQSYLNIEKIIDIALESGADAIHPGYGFLAENPKFGEACEKNGIKLIGPSGDVINKMGDKITSKALMKKAGVPVIEGTPEGVSDIEEAKEIAAQIGYPVIVKASAGGGGIGMRAVYKEEELVEAIQATQSVASTNFGDSTVFIEKYLEKPRHIEFQLLADEHGNVIHVGDRECSIQRRHQKLLEEAPSPIMTEELREQMGGSAVKAAEYIGYKSAGTVEFLYDNGEYYFLEMNTRIQVEHPITELVTNTDLIKEQIKIANGDELTYSQDDIKVTGHAIECRINAEDPLNDFSPNPGKITGYRSPGGPGVRLDSGVYMNYTIPTFYDSMISKLITYGRDRTDAINKMKRALSEYIILGVKTTIPFHKAVLRNPNFISGDLNTHFIDTYKQGIEEEMVNVISEDLDHMNKLKSTFMPAKKIAAISAAVGSYLNAANEEIQKRQ is encoded by the coding sequence ATGTTTGAAAAAATCTTAATAGCAAATAGAGGTGAAATAGCAATTAGAGTAATGAGAGCATGTCGTGAACTCGACATTAAAAGTGTAGCTATTTACTCTGATGCGGACAAAACTTCCCTATATACAAATTATGCTGATGAAAGCTATGAACTGGGAAATCCTTCACCATCACAATCCTATTTAAATATTGAAAAAATCATCGATATAGCACTCGAATCCGGGGCTGATGCAATTCACCCAGGTTACGGATTTTTAGCTGAAAACCCTAAATTCGGTGAAGCATGTGAAAAAAACGGAATAAAACTTATCGGACCAAGCGGAGACGTAATCAATAAAATGGGAGATAAGATCACATCAAAAGCTCTTATGAAAAAGGCAGGAGTTCCGGTCATTGAAGGAACCCCTGAAGGAGTAAGTGATATTGAAGAGGCTAAAGAAATCGCCGCTCAAATCGGATACCCTGTCATCGTTAAGGCTTCCGCCGGTGGTGGAGGAATTGGTATGCGTGCAGTCTACAAGGAAGAGGAACTCGTAGAAGCAATCCAGGCAACCCAATCCGTAGCATCCACAAACTTCGGTGACTCAACAGTATTCATTGAAAAATACCTTGAAAAACCAAGACACATCGAATTCCAACTCCTGGCTGACGAGCATGGAAACGTAATCCACGTAGGGGACAGGGAATGTTCCATCCAAAGAAGACACCAAAAGCTTCTCGAAGAGGCTCCATCCCCAATCATGACCGAAGAGCTAAGGGAACAGATGGGTGGAAGTGCAGTTAAGGCTGCAGAATACATAGGATATAAAAGTGCAGGAACCGTTGAATTCCTATACGACAACGGCGAATACTACTTCCTTGAAATGAACACACGTATTCAAGTGGAACACCCAATCACCGAACTGGTAACCAATACAGATTTAATCAAGGAGCAAATCAAAATCGCCAACGGTGACGAGCTGACATACTCACAGGATGACATCAAGGTAACAGGTCACGCTATCGAATGTCGTATCAATGCGGAAGACCCATTAAACGACTTCTCACCAAACCCCGGTAAAATCACAGGTTACAGATCCCCTGGTGGACCAGGTGTACGTCTTGACAGTGGAGTTTACATGAATTATACAATTCCAACATTCTATGATTCAATGATTTCCAAGCTAATCACCTATGGAAGAGACAGAACCGATGCCATAAACAAGATGAAAAGGGCATTGAGCGAATATATCATTTTAGGTGTAAAAACCACAATTCCATTCCATAAAGCAGTTTTAAGAAATCCTAACTTCATTTCAGGAGACCTGAACACCCACTTCATCGATACCTACAAACAGGGAATCGAAGAAGAGATGGTAAATGTAATCTCCGAGGATTTAGACCACATGAACAAATTGAAATCCACATTCATGCCGGCTAAAAAGATTGCTGCTATTTCAGCGGCAGTTGGATCATACCTGAACGCTGCAAACGAAGAGATACAAAAAAGACAATAA
- a CDS encoding biotin--[acetyl-CoA-carboxylase] ligase, with protein sequence MNMKTEIINLLEKESELSGEINDENINGFSQLVRDIGKRKTEYLDRCEISNGLNTKFIAKNLYLYNEVGSTNTLAKYLAKNGIENGSVVISEKQNNGRGRTGKSWESPLGGVWMSIILSPEVDISKIPLITITTGVAVAIALEKIGVHNPEIKWPNDIIINGKKVCGILTEAVSNFNTIENIIVGVGIDANLSIEKLPGELQEITTTLEIELGKKVNENILIKLFLEEFERVYELLNDDCVEDILREWRKRSYSVGKLVEVRKPHQKSYDAYVIGITKDGELVVEKNDGTFEKVISGECIIKR encoded by the coding sequence ATGAATATGAAAACCGAGATAATAAACTTGCTTGAAAAGGAGAGTGAATTATCCGGTGAAATAAACGATGAAAACATCAATGGATTTTCACAGCTGGTCAGGGACATCGGCAAAAGGAAAACCGAATATCTCGACAGGTGTGAAATATCCAACGGGTTGAATACAAAATTCATAGCAAAGAACTTATACCTCTATAACGAAGTAGGTTCAACAAATACCCTTGCCAAGTATTTGGCTAAAAACGGTATTGAAAACGGAAGTGTAGTAATTTCCGAAAAACAGAACAACGGAAGAGGAAGAACTGGAAAATCATGGGAATCACCGTTGGGAGGAGTGTGGATGTCCATCATATTATCTCCCGAGGTTGATATCTCCAAAATTCCTCTTATAACCATCACAACAGGAGTTGCCGTTGCAATCGCCCTTGAAAAGATAGGGGTTCACAATCCTGAAATCAAATGGCCGAATGACATAATAATAAACGGCAAAAAGGTCTGCGGAATTTTAACCGAAGCGGTAAGCAACTTCAACACAATAGAAAACATCATTGTTGGAGTGGGAATAGATGCAAACCTCTCCATTGAGAAATTGCCTGGCGAACTGCAGGAGATAACCACCACCCTTGAAATTGAACTTGGAAAAAAGGTCAATGAAAATATACTGATTAAACTATTTTTGGAAGAATTCGAAAGGGTTTATGAATTGCTAAATGATGACTGTGTGGAAGACATACTGAGAGAATGGAGAAAACGTTCATACAGTGTCGGAAAACTTGTGGAAGTGAGAAAGCCACATCAAAAGTCATACGATGCATATGTCATAGGAATTACAAAAGACGGTGAACTGGTTGTTGAGAAAAATGACGGTACATTCGAAAAGGTAATTTCCGGGGAATGCATAATCAAAAGATAA
- a CDS encoding TIGR03576 family pyridoxal phosphate-dependent enzyme, translated as MIINNSLDEVKKREKALSIIRDIVENKGRDFLFDLTGLSGGFIASPSELNLLETYVGPAIFEDALQEVGIEHMGGEKVLPLNRTSSGILATILALVKKDTNVVHYLAKLPAHPSIPRSCNLVGANYFETDVFDEFTIPENTSLVVVTGSTMDLQVIDEDEFIKVIEMAHDRGIPVMVDDASGARLRTVVFNQKRACDLGADIAITSTDKLMPGPRGGLMAGKADFIDKIKVKVNQFGLEAQPPLVLAMMNGIKNFNGENLIKSFDRKEKLFDILNQKFDSFEKTPNGVMISPEGLASEITVPHDLSDNDLAFVFSFILLRDYGIITIPSVGMPGASATIRFDLSTNDTFNLDLDDLAQKISSSFDKLVSVVQDEDECRKIIF; from the coding sequence ATGATTATAAATAATTCCTTGGATGAAGTTAAAAAAAGGGAAAAGGCCTTGTCAATTATTAGGGATATAGTTGAGAATAAAGGCCGTGATTTCTTATTTGATTTAACTGGATTGTCTGGTGGTTTTATTGCATCTCCATCAGAATTGAATCTTTTGGAAACCTATGTTGGTCCAGCTATCTTTGAAGATGCGCTTCAGGAAGTGGGAATAGAACATATGGGTGGAGAAAAGGTTCTTCCATTAAACAGGACTTCATCAGGAATTTTAGCCACCATTTTAGCATTGGTCAAAAAAGACACCAATGTTGTCCATTACCTTGCAAAACTGCCCGCTCACCCGTCAATACCTCGCAGCTGCAATCTTGTAGGTGCAAACTATTTTGAAACTGATGTTTTTGATGAGTTTACAATACCTGAAAACACATCCCTTGTTGTAGTGACAGGATCTACCATGGATTTGCAGGTAATTGATGAGGATGAATTTATTAAAGTCATTGAAATGGCTCATGATAGGGGAATTCCTGTCATGGTTGATGACGCTTCCGGTGCAAGGCTTAGAACAGTTGTGTTCAATCAAAAAAGGGCCTGCGATTTGGGAGCGGATATTGCAATTACCAGCACAGACAAGTTGATGCCCGGTCCTAGGGGTGGACTGATGGCTGGTAAAGCTGATTTTATAGATAAGATTAAGGTTAAGGTCAACCAGTTCGGTCTTGAAGCACAGCCTCCATTGGTTCTTGCAATGATGAACGGAATCAAGAACTTCAATGGTGAAAACCTGATAAAGAGTTTTGACAGAAAGGAGAAGCTTTTCGATATATTGAATCAGAAATTCGACAGCTTTGAAAAGACTCCGAATGGGGTCATGATTTCTCCTGAGGGTTTGGCCTCTGAAATCACTGTTCCGCATGACCTGTCAGACAATGACCTGGCATTTGTATTTTCTTTTATATTGCTTAGGGACTATGGAATAATCACCATCCCTTCTGTTGGAATGCCTGGTGCCTCAGCAACAATAAGATTTGATCTCTCAACCAATGATACATTCAATTTGGATTTGGATGATCTTGCACAAAAGATATCTTCATCATTCGATAAGCTTGTAAGTGTCGTTCAAGATGAGGATGAATGCAGAAAAATTATCTTTTGA
- a CDS encoding FumA C-terminus/TtdB family hydratase beta subunit, with protein MEKKLTVPIKDENLNELKAGDVVYLTGNILTARDQAHKRLLEEGAPLDIEGAALFHAGPIISKKDDEYEMVAIGPTTSMRMNPYQSDVLDMGPKIVIGKGGMDDSVREALIRNNALYVVATGGCAALYVDAVEKIESVDWLDLGMPEAMWNLKVKDFGPLIVAMDSQGNSLYD; from the coding sequence ATGGAAAAAAAATTAACTGTTCCGATTAAAGATGAAAATTTAAATGAATTAAAAGCGGGAGATGTAGTTTATCTTACTGGAAATATATTGACTGCAAGAGACCAGGCACATAAACGTCTTCTGGAGGAAGGTGCTCCTTTGGATATTGAAGGCGCAGCCCTTTTTCATGCAGGACCTATCATTTCCAAAAAAGACGATGAATATGAAATGGTAGCTATAGGTCCCACAACCTCAATGAGAATGAATCCGTATCAAAGTGACGTTCTGGACATGGGTCCTAAGATAGTCATAGGTAAGGGCGGTATGGATGATTCCGTACGTGAGGCACTGATTCGCAACAACGCATTATATGTTGTGGCTACCGGAGGATGTGCTGCGCTATATGTTGATGCAGTTGAAAAGATTGAAAGTGTGGACTGGCTGGACCTTGGAATGCCTGAGGCGATGTGGAATTTAAAAGTCAAGGATTTCGGACCACTTATAGTTGCGATGGATAGTCAGGGAAATAGTCTATATGATTAG